Within the Rosa rugosa chromosome 2, drRosRugo1.1, whole genome shotgun sequence genome, the region gaaaattgaaaacaagaacaaacatacATTATGTCAACAGTTAAATGACATAACAATTTAGAGGAGAAAACATGACAAGTCATTTCCCTAAAGAAAGTAATAAAACATTAAACGTGAAGCAAACTTACATAGATATTCTGCCGATGAAAAGCTAAAAAGTAACTTTCACAAACTGCCTTCAACTTCTGCCTGAAGTCAGCTGCTTCAATTCCGCAAAATGCTTCCCCAGCCAAGATGAAGGCACTCAGATCTTCATAATTTTTCAAGAATTGGTGAATGCTGGCAGAAGatacagaagcagaagaaaGCAAGACTGACACACGAGTAGTTGTGAGATGCCAGAGATTTTTGCGTCCTCTTTGAAGGGTTTGTGAAACAAATGCAGTGGCATCTTTCCGCAGTTGATACCAAGGAGACCCACTTGTTGACGCTGCACTGCCATCCATCCTAGCCTCATCAACTAAATCATGAGATGTTGTACACACGGAAGTGGTGTTTCCCGTAGGCTTGGTGGAAGAGTTGGTATGAGATTCCTCCATAGAAGATGAACCTGCCATTACATCTACACATTCCGAGAGAGAGCCATTAGCTTTTGCGGGCGAGAAAGACGTTGAAATGTTCTGAACGCCTCCTGGAATTTGAGAGATGTCACTTTCCTCTGGCTCAATGCTTGAAGTTTTCTCGGCCGAATCCTACAAGAAGATATAACAGTTGTGATATATGCAGAAATGAAAATTGATTGTTTTTCTATGGGTGTGTTTCTGCAAGTACGCACAAAAATGTCCACACATACTAAAATGACAAGAAGTTGGAGTACTGGAAGCACCGTTTAACTAGCTATGGACAAAAAAGAGAATAAAAAGAGATGGGGTCATTTTACCAATCAGCAAGTAAAAACACTTAATACTAGCAATCTACATAACAGGCGCACACCACTTATCCTGGGCATTCACATGGAATGGCATAACAGAATAACTTTATAATGCCCAGAATATATCGGAAACTTTTTATACCGTCACAAAATCTAAGACCCAGTACAGATCAGCAGCTTTCAGATTGCATGTcaatttccaaaacattcactctttttcctttcttatCTAAGAAACTAACACTTCATTTAATGTCCAGAGGATAAGAGGTCACCATGAAGACAGTCGTAAAAATTCATCTCATGATACAAAAGTGAGGAACGAAAATAAATGAGAGTCAAATCTTTTGATCTCACAGTTTCGCAAGGCAAATGAAACCAGAGGAGATTTCATTCCatgaaagaaaatatgaaaGAATGAAGGCTCCTAAATTAGGGATGGCAATTCGACAAAAATGACAAATATTATATGCAACAATAATGAAAGCATGAAAATACATAAAATGACAACAGTTTATATAGGACAAGAGTACGATTAAGCAAAGGCGTGAATCAAAGTTTACCTTATCATCCAGCTGAAAGGCCATGATTTCATGATATGAGCGCATCAACTTGAATAGAATCGCTAGTGTATTTAACAAACACTGCCTAAACTTAGGTTCAGGTATCTGACGGCATAGATCACTGTAGGTAAGTCTGAAATCAAATTAGAATGCATTAGCAAGCATACAAGTAGAGATGCTGTTGAACAAAGCACTAGTAGATATAGAAAGCATACCGACTATTTTGCATGTCTACTTCCTGATCCTGCGAAGAAGAAACAGTCATTTGAGTAAAAGAAAGGTTTATCACATTTTTTTTCAAACCAGAAACAGAACTTCTACAGAGAACAGGAGAAGATCTCTCTTTAAGCCGAAGAAACAACCATAAACTAACTGCATAGTTAAATAATACTGCTCTCGGAAAAGATATATCAAACTAAAGAGATGATTCTAAAATATTTTAACCAACAAACCCGCAATGACACCAAACATCTGTACATGCACTGTTGCACTGCTAAATCACAATACCTCTTGCACAATGGTCTTCAATATAGAATGGGTTTCTGAGAGAACTTCCTGCATAAAGAAACTTTGTATCTTCTCAGCAAGACCAGAGATGTCCCCAATTAGAGCATAAGCATCAACCACCTATTGATCATTTGAATATCACATCAAGTCAACATAAATATTTGCACAAACCAAAAGAGTAGGATGGATGGATccgagaagaataaaaaaaaaattagtatttGTCTTTCTTGTTTTCTGATGCATGCAATATAGTGACCACAGCATGGCAAGGTCTACGTACAACAATCAGAAAGCACATATACTGGCTTAAGGCTAATACCACCAAGGTTTTAAGTTCTACTTattattaaatttattcggttttTATTTGTTAAAGATTTTAAAAAGAATTTTACACTTCCAATATGTCAGGAACCCAAAATATACATTTTACCAAACTCACTGATTGTAAGGAGGTGCTTGTGGAACAAATGAAAAGCATATGGTCCATTTAGGTTGACATGAAATTAACCTATCTAATGGAAAGCAACATGATAATGGTtcacaaacaaaaaacaagaatCTGATTTCAGCACATGATTTGATCAGAGGATTTCTTTTTCTCAGATCACAGCTCAGACGATGCACAAAGCAAAGAAAACTTAAGCTAACTGGAGCTCAACATAGGGAAAGTAAAAGATCACTGCCACAGAATGGCACACatgagaccaaaaaaaaaaacttcctaaGTATATGCATCTGATTCAATCTAATAAATCCCTCTTCTATACTAATATGGTACTGATATTCATAAAAGAATACGAACAATACAGGTACTGAATGCAAATATGAGTTGATTGATACGATTCATAATATGCACAATTGCATGTAATGTCACCCAAATAGAAATTTAAAACTTGATGCATCGTTTGAAAGAAATTGATGATCCGATTCTTAGAAGAAACCACTAACAGTTATATAGCCCTCCTCATTGAATTTCTGGCACACTCCTAGCAACAAGGAATCCAGCTTCTGAAGAGTTTGTCCCAGCCAAACCTGCACTCCCACAATGAAAATGGAATTCAAAGGACAATAAAGTTTGTGGGTTTACCACTAATCCCAAGAGTTTACCACAGATATCCTTTTAATAGTAATTTAATACTTGCCTCAACTCCACGGCTCATCTCTTGTACTGCGGATAGTTCTGAGAAACTATCTAATAGCTGCAGATACTCAGACAGTACTTGAAAGGCCTGTAAACATGATCAAGAAACTTCTTCAAGGAGTTGCATAACTAAGAAGATTATAGTGTTAAACAATTGAACATGAAAAAAAGTCGGAGAGTTCCAGCTCATATTGCATTAGAAACTGAAGCTCGAACATATATATACACCCACCCTGCAGTAATTTCCTTCCTCAACAAGAGACTCGAGTTCGGATTGCATTTCTAATGCATGACGAAGCTCAGTCAAAACAGGAACCATGTCCTgcatttaattaaaaaataatattaaaaccATATCTGTCAAATTATGCTTATGGCATGCTACCTATTTATTTGAGCGAAGTGACTAGGAAAATCTGTGAAAATATCAGAGTTTTATCTCAGAAAGAAAAAACCAGAAAACCAAAGCCACATAAACATTGTCATTGAGTAAGGAAATACCAGAAGAGCACGTTTCTTCTTGGAATAGGAATTTACGATCAGATCCCTAGAAACCTCATTTCTCGATGAAGTAAGATGCCGTCTTCCATTCTGCACATACGATTCTGAATTATGAGAGCCAGATCAAGCATGTAAATGGAGTTATATTCTTAGTCCTTAAAAGATATGAAAAAATCAGATTCAACACAGCCCAGATGATACATCCTGCAAGTGCTTACCATGCAAATGACATTCGCAACTTTTAAGTCTTTCTCCAATTCCCTGACCAAATGCATCCCCTTCACTGGCCAAAAGTAAGTATCAACATCTTATTCAAAATTGAAATATCTTGTAAATAAAATTTCGGCAATAAACTATTGGTGAGCCTACCCCTTTCCCGTCCAAGAATACTGAACAAACAAAAACTCATGCAAGATCTTGGAAAGAAATGTTATGATATTTCAATTGGAAGCAGATAGCCTATCAAATGCTATGATATTTCAATCACAAGCAGATATCTTATCAAATGTTATGATATTTCAAGTAGAAGAAGACAACTTTTCCAAAGCACTGTTATGGAGTTCAAAACAGAATCCAAGTCGACTAAATGGCGGAAATGATACAAATCTACAGTAGTTACATTAGTATGATGTCTAGAACATCACATAGGATAGTACTCCCTTATATGTACTTTAATACCATTGCAGTACATGTTCAGAGATTCTAATTGAAACTTACCCATTACTTCATGATGTTCCATAACATTTCGGGATAAATGTTCTGATACCCTATCCAGTTGTGCTAATTTAAGAGCTGCCTGAATAAGAAATTTAGATGAAGGAAGACAttattgagagagaaagagaaccaTTTAACACGAAATATACAAATCATCATGACAATCAAGAGCAGTCTTCAATACAATAGACTTGATTAATGCACTTCAACTAATCATGTAACAAGCATTCCCACATAGACAATAACTTTTAAAGAATTACACATGATGTGTGTAGCCATTACATTTGTATAGACAAGTACCTGCGATTAACTTTAAAGTCTTCCAACTTCTCTCCTTACACCACCAACAACAAAGATAACTCCCTGTTCATTGTTCAAGTttttccaaaatcaaaatcccagCTCAAAGGAAAAGTGTGGTATAGCTAAACTTTCTATTATTCTGTTATGGAATCTCGATAATGTGAAATGTCTAGGAGGAGACTGGCTCATTTTGTTGGTTGCTCACCCAGAAGTCTTCCCAAAATTTCACTCTCCCAAAGACTTCTACAAATCCTCTAAGAGCCTGCTCATCCAGCCATTTTCATGGTAGCCATAATTGCTTCCCATTGCAGCAATCCACAAAAGTTCTGTATCCAATGGAAATTTCTAAAGCCACTTTGCAACAAAAGAATTACCAAATAATTTAGCCGACCACATCCAACAGAAGTATGTGATCCTTCTTGCCCTCTCCAACTCCCTCTCAAACAATAATCTCATCAAAATCTAACCTTTTAGCCAATGGAATTCAGATCAAATGGAAAGAATAAGTGGGAAGACTGCTAAGAATTGCTTGAATCCTACTCCAAAGCCCGTCTGCTGCCAATCTCGCCACTTTACCACTATCTATGTTTTTGCCTACCAATGAACACTAAATCGCATTGATTTTCAGCCCTGACAGCAAACAAAAGCTCACTAGAGTTAAGTGAACCAAGTTCTGACATAGACCACCCTTCACAGAGTGATGTCAACCTCCTCCTTCCAACAGACAAACCTTCGATCCATCTGAATTATGTTGCCCTCTCCATCAATTTACTTAAAACATACACCACAAGAGTAGAGAGCAATGATGACACCTTCCTTAAAACCCTAGTCGCACCAAACTTCCCTCTAGGTCTCCcatttatttttatatagaaATATTACCAAAACTGCATCCCAACTCTGTCTACCCTTCACAAAAACACCCTGTTCACAAAAATAGTATCTCTAACCCATCCCTCAGCCTTCAAGCCATACTGCAGAAACTTTGTACACTTCAAACAAACTTGTCACCCAATTAAATATCCTATAATACCTCCCTTTCCTGCACTCGCTCTTCAGTAATGGGGAAAAATAAAGTCCCTCCTAAGACTAGACTAGGAGTGTAAACTTGGCTCTACCAAAAGAACAAGGAGAGTAAGCTTGGATTATTGATCATGAAAGTCAATCCTGGGACATGGTTCAACAGAGAAGACCTGATGTTTGTCTTTCCTCCTCATTATCTATGTGGGAAAGGGTTTTTAGCGAGTCTAAACTTACTTGGGGGTCCATGTTCCCTTGCTGTGTGAAAGATACAACTTTTTTGGAGGGAGCTGGGTCATTCGAATGGAAAGATATAAGAGAATATTGGATGTCAAGGGGGAGGAGTGGAGCTTTTTTAGGAAAGTGTTCAACTTTGGGCATCTTTATGGGAATTGGTTTCCTCATAGTTCAGAAATAGTTTATTTGATGCTGTTCTTTACTAATTCTAATGCTTCTATGGTTTAGCTCTTTTGAATACGGTATTGTTGTTTGATACTATCTTAAGATGTCGATGAGAACCTAGTAAATTCAATGGACATCTTGTCCTAAATGCTGTACTTTGTTCAATTTTTAACAAAGTATGTTTCTTATCAaagatcaaaaacaaaaaagaaaaaaacgagcgagagagagagagagagagagagcccaaGTAATACACTTGATAATAACAAATAAGGAACTGAAGGAAACTCATGACCGCACATAAGCCCATCAAAAATCGATGGTTGCTCCAGAAGCCTACACCCTTTGAAAATTAGCATAAAGCAAATGCTTACAAATCACCAAAGAGTTACTTTTTGCAGATGGTGGCCAGTAACTCTAACAGACAAAAGTCATCACCTAGATGACTCAGCATCACAGGTATACAATGTGGGCCCATACATACAACAAAATGATTGGAGCAAAAGATTTAAGGCAAATGTAAACATTCACAAAAAGCCACTAAACAAGATTTGGAAAAACTACTTGACCTTATGCTATCAAAACATCAAATTTGAGCAAGGGAACATATCAAACACATTTAACTTCCAGGAAATGATCttttagaaataaaaaagaatagcATGCATAATGtaccaaaggaaaaaaaaaatctaaaatataACTGGAGAAACATAAAAACTGGAAAATACCTGTCTCTCAAAATAAGCCAGCTCATTTTCGTCAGAAGGAATATGCTCCAAAATATGTCTAACTGGATCAAAACCCTGCATATAGGTAGTTTCAAAAGATTTTTAGACAAATAATTCAGAATTTGATCAACATAGTATACTATTTTAACACTGCATACAGAAGTCGAAATGGTACTTTTAAATTTTGTAAGAGATAAAAattaccaaagaaaatataacaaAGATCAAATGATCCCAGTGATTAGCATGAAGTCCATAAAGATGGTTCCTTCATTTGTAGCCTAACGGACTTCTAAGGACTGTGTAGAAAggagatttttcattttttaatccGAAGAAAAGAATGATGGTACCATAGGAAAAGGAAAAGCCAAAGGGCGAAACAAAAGGAAGGCAGAATAATCATAGAATTAATCTCCTTACCCTACATCTACTATGTACAGATTAAGGAACTTGCAAGTCTTGAAGTCAAAATTCTACTTGTGGAGATTACCTAATTGTAACTTTTATATAAATGAACAATTAAATAAGTACAGAAATCAAAGGTGTCAAGAAAATAAATGATTTGCACCCTCTTGTCATCAACTGCAAATTATGAAAATATGGGTTGCTGGTTCACCTCTAACAACATTAAAATTTCAAAgacagcttcttcttctttttggggCCAAGATTCAAAACAGCTTCCTAGGCTAATTCAAAATTGACTATTGTTTTTTAATACATAACAACTAATTGTCAGGGAGGCGAATTCAGCACCTCCCACTTATAAAGGGGAAACTTGTGCCACTAAACCAAAGGATACTGGGCTTAGGACGTCCCACTCAAAACAGCTTCCTAGGCCAATTCAGCATGACTAAACCTTACAATATcaagtgaaaaatgaaaacacTGGTGTTAAGCCTGATTAAGcagaaatcaaaatcaatcaataTAGAGCCGGAAAGTACCCAGACATATAAATCTCCTGATTAAGCGTCTCATGATTGGCATGAATGTTATCAAATGAGAAAATTTTACTACAAAGATTATTAGCATTTGTGTGGTTTTTGTTGCGAAAGTTTATCTGCTAACTGTAAGAGTTGACGTTAGAGACCTCTCTACTGCAGAAACATGTCAATATCTTAGAAAATGCCTAAAGTAACCTGCAATAAAAGGACCGTACAAGTCCTAAGCAGTCCCACATTGAAACCATAGTGATATAAGTAGCACCTCTTCATAGAATTCTTCCTCTATCTCCTCCACTTCTTCACCATGTTGTTGTCTGCTCCCGTAAATTGAGCTCAATTCTTCAGAGCTTGAAGAGAGGCCATATCTTTGATGTGGAGGCAGTCCCGCAATAGCACGAGCAACCACTGCAGCAGCTGCAGCCCGCGCCGGAACCTGCTCATGAAGATAAGCAACACATGAATCAATACCATATCTCTTTTCTCAATAACAATCAACCCGTCTACGACATACAATAAACGACACACCTGACCCCAACTGCAGGATTCATAGTGCAATTAAAGGCAGCTAGAAATGTACATTAAGAACTATCCTAAGCATTGACTTACTTACTTACTTAACATGAACTACAGCTTCATTACCGCAAAACCGAAACTAAACATTAAAACCAAGCAAAATCCACGCACTTGGAGCAAACCTCATTAAGCTAAACAATCTAACCACATAGCTTCAACTAATTTCTACTTCCAAAATTCAAAGTGATCCAAACTCAACACGAAAAACGTCGAAAAAGCTTGCATTATTTGCAAAACCAAGGGTCAGACTGACCTCGGGGCGATCAGAAGCGGGAGGAAGAAGACCGAGTGATCTGGCAGACCTGACGGAGCTGAGAATTTTCTCGCCGACCTTGGACAAATCCATTCCGGTTCCTCCTTGGAACAAGAGAAACGGGACCAAGAACAAAACGCTAGAAGCAGGAGCACCCTCGCTGCTCAAATCGCCATTCAACAAAAACGGATTGCCCAAATTGCTGCCAAAGGGAGACAGATTCGGCAGCATTTCAATTCCAACCTCCCATTTCAGGAACCAACTGCGCTTTCAGTCTTCGGATCTGATTtcactgctctctctctctctctctttctttgctttttggTTTTGGGATCGGAGGCGACTTGGGATTGTGGAAATTTCTCCAGTTAAAATCTGGTTTCGTAGACTGCAGTGTTCTAAATTACCTTACCattaccaaaaagaaaaggcTTCGGACTAGTTTGCCAACTTTATTTGGGTAAAAATGTTATGATAAAAAtgttcatttttcttctttcaacCAAAATTTACCGAAATTAATagaattctttttattattattcaatcacaataattttttttttttttttttttttttttttgggctaatgTGATGTACTTGTGGTGGGTTACATCAGACTCCAGTCACTGTCTGAACAACACAACTAGCCTaagtaaaatcatttttgataGAGCTAATATAACATGATAGTGATTACTAGGacttaaaagagaaaaaatcaaaaacaaactATAATTTGTTCGTTCTCTTGCAAGACCACCCTATGCTGAGAATGGAAAAGAAACTTGTGCTTGAAACACCAAGTCATTCAACTGAGACAAAGTTCTTATGGGTTTTGAACATAATGAGGGTAGCGAGCAATCAACCTCGCGTTACCAGCTTTGAAGAGTTAAGGAATATCAGAAAATATTCTTTTTTCTAAGGAGAAAGTTATGACTAATCGAGTTGATGATGGAGATGAGAAGGATTCTGAAGCTGCACCATAGTCCATTGTCTCTTCTCTCTATCGAAGCATTGGTCGGAGTGCAGAAAAGTCACTAGAGAAGCAGGGAACACAAGTAGCCATGTCTATCAGGCCTTCTCCAACCGAAAGGACTAAAAATAGTCATGGGTCTAAATTTTAGCCATGATTTCTTTACTATTCATCGATATGACATCAACTGTCTCCAATccgtcaaggctaaattatagccctaaaatatatttttaaaatttgaatatgttatatatatatatatatatatatatatatatatatatatatatatatgttcttattttttatcagattcttacttatagtaattgaaattaTTTTCATGACAAATTTTTGTTTTCCTGTTGTACTTTTCAAATTCCATGTGTTGCTTCACAAGCAATGTTGTAGATTTCTTATACGATTTTATCAAACATTTATTTCTCCATAAATTAAAGTTATAAGGAAAATTGAATAactaaaattatataaaaacaaTCATATGTTGAAAAAATAAGAGCTTTTTACCAATAATTACAAAATGACACAACTATTTACCAATAGCAGACTCCAAAACCAATAGCCCATGCGGCCAACAATTGAAACAGGCTGTCAGCCCATTTTATAGAAAAAACACTcaaatattaagaaaattacGAAACATGCCACTGAGACTCACATAACCCATTTCTCCCAAAATAAGAACGGTTCCAAAATTGAAACcatcccaaaatccaaatcctccCTAAATCGATCTAGGACTCCGACGAAGGTAGGGGACGAAGCAGCTGGTGGAGCGAGGCGGCAAAGCAACCGGCGAAGGTAGGGGACGAAGCGAGGCGACGAAGGGAGGCTGCGAAACCGGCGAGACGAGGCTGCAAAGCCAGCGAAGGGAGGCTGCGAAGCTAGGCGGCAAAGCAGCCAGTGAAACGAGGCTGCCGAGCTCGACGGCGAAGCGAGGGCGCAACCCCGGATGCGAGGCTTCTGCTATGCTAGGGCTTGAAGGTCAGTAGAGAAATTTGTAGTTTCTGAAGGTCAGTAGCTATAGTCTAATTATGCATTCAAGGTCAGTAGCTATAGTCTAATTATGCATTCAAGGTCAATAGCTATAGTCTAATTATGCATTCAATACTGTCGAAATTTGATCATGCTTAGTAGCTTTAGCTGAGAaattttggttgagaaattatGAGGGTCAGTACCTTTAGCCTCATGTTG harbors:
- the LOC133729858 gene encoding uncharacterized protein LOC133729858 isoform X1, whose amino-acid sequence is MLPNLSPFGSNLGNPFLLNGDLSSEGAPASSVLFLVPFLLFQGGTGMDLSKVGEKILSSVRSARSLGLLPPASDRPEVPARAAAAAVVARAIAGLPPHQRYGLSSSSEELSSIYGSRQQHGEEVEEIEEEFYEEGFDPVRHILEHIPSDENELAYFERQAALKLAQLDRVSEHLSRNVMEHHEVMVKGMHLVRELEKDLKVANVICMNGRRHLTSSRNEVSRDLIVNSYSKKKRALLDMVPVLTELRHALEMQSELESLVEEGNYCRAFQVLSEYLQLLDSFSELSAVQEMSRGVEVWLGQTLQKLDSLLLGVCQKFNEEGYITVVDAYALIGDISGLAEKIQSFFMQEVLSETHSILKTIVQEDQEVDMQNSRLTYSDLCRQIPEPKFRQCLLNTLAILFKLMRSYHEIMAFQLDDKDSAEKTSSIEPEESDISQIPGGVQNISTSFSPAKANGSLSECVDVMAGSSSMEESHTNSSTKPTGNTTSVCTTSHDLVDEARMDGSAASTSGSPWYQLRKDATAFVSQTLQRGRKNLWHLTTTRVSVLLSSASVSSASIHQFLKNYEDLSAFILAGEAFCGIEAADFRQKLKAVCESYFLAFHRQNIYALKMVLEKELWLIMPPDTVQEITFPGLVGDGAPLIVPSNSKSRVLLSDKSARLVDTGVKKSGFSIWIKNGNPFALKLPHSSKEGPKGNGTTSGEFDGNFNESDKVSPRKSDANHSNGANSVSEDENEDLLADFIDEDSQLPSRISKPKHPRSQSSHWNAGELIAQTGSSICLLRSMDKYARLMQKLDIVNVEFFKGICQLFEVFFHFVFETFAQQNSNSGGKGSSDPINYRLKTALSRIQQNCDQWMKPSSSSPTSLNSPFTHADITLMSPSSTNFGSTPGTSFGLKERCAGADTLSLVARILHRSKAHLQTMLFQKNAAVVEDFYVNLVDAVPDLIEQIHRTTARLLLHINGYVDRIANAKWEVKELGLEHNGYVDLLLGEFKHYKTRLAHGGIRKEVQDRLLDYGLEIVAHTLVEGLSRVKRCTDEGRALMSLDLQVLINGLQHFVSMNVKPHLQIVEGFIKAYYLPETEYVHWARAHPEYTKNQIVGLINLVATMKGWKRKTRLEVLEKIE
- the LOC133729858 gene encoding uncharacterized protein LOC133729858 isoform X2, which gives rise to MLPNLSPFGSNLGNPFLLNGDLSSEGAPASSVLFLVPFLLFQGGTGMDLSKVGEKILSSVRSARSLGLLPPASDRPEVPARAAAAAVVARAIAGLPPHQRYGLSSSSEELSSIYGSRQQHGEEVEEIEEEFYEEGFDPVRHILEHIPSDENELAYFERQGMHLVRELEKDLKVANVICMNGRRHLTSSRNEVSRDLIVNSYSKKKRALLDMVPVLTELRHALEMQSELESLVEEGNYCRAFQVLSEYLQLLDSFSELSAVQEMSRGVEVWLGQTLQKLDSLLLGVCQKFNEEGYITVVDAYALIGDISGLAEKIQSFFMQEVLSETHSILKTIVQEDQEVDMQNSRLTYSDLCRQIPEPKFRQCLLNTLAILFKLMRSYHEIMAFQLDDKDSAEKTSSIEPEESDISQIPGGVQNISTSFSPAKANGSLSECVDVMAGSSSMEESHTNSSTKPTGNTTSVCTTSHDLVDEARMDGSAASTSGSPWYQLRKDATAFVSQTLQRGRKNLWHLTTTRVSVLLSSASVSSASIHQFLKNYEDLSAFILAGEAFCGIEAADFRQKLKAVCESYFLAFHRQNIYALKMVLEKELWLIMPPDTVQEITFPGLVGDGAPLIVPSNSKSRVLLSDKSARLVDTGVKKSGFSIWIKNGNPFALKLPHSSKEGPKGNGTTSGEFDGNFNESDKVSPRKSDANHSNGANSVSEDENEDLLADFIDEDSQLPSRISKPKHPRSQSSHWNAGELIAQTGSSICLLRSMDKYARLMQKLDIVNVEFFKGICQLFEVFFHFVFETFAQQNSNSGGKGSSDPINYRLKTALSRIQQNCDQWMKPSSSSPTSLNSPFTHADITLMSPSSTNFGSTPGTSFGLKERCAGADTLSLVARILHRSKAHLQTMLFQKNAAVVEDFYVNLVDAVPDLIEQIHRTTARLLLHINGYVDRIANAKWEVKELGLEHNGYVDLLLGEFKHYKTRLAHGGIRKEVQDRLLDYGLEIVAHTLVEGLSRVKRCTDEGRALMSLDLQVLINGLQHFVSMNVKPHLQIVEGFIKAYYLPETEYVHWARAHPEYTKNQIVGLINLVATMKGWKRKTRLEVLEKIE